Proteins found in one Deinococcus apachensis DSM 19763 genomic segment:
- a CDS encoding ROK family transcriptional regulator produces MNTSLHALRGSNATLVKAQNLSSVLIAIHHLQPVSRTDLAAKLNLTAATLTNLVGELTSLGFVEETQSPHRQIGRRPRLLTLNPATAHFVGVEISRTRVQALYVDLGGTIHGRVTCPLPAQQPGRFVLQTTIDAVRAVTEGRPPIVGIGVGVPGPIDLERGMVLTPTNFGGWAHVPLTGLLQGEFGVPVFIDDDARTAALGEHALGAGQHVPNMLYVSLGKGIGSGLILNGSLYRGTHGLAGEIGHTVLDVRGPRCDCGNHGCLETLASIPAVLQRARDVGLSVDGIEQLLKAATGGNAAAATVLEDTRTYLSAALVSAVNFCDPDLIVVGGALVQAWPGLVPRLGASVRGHSFQQVSSDVQIVASATGEDAAALGAATLVQQHVLLRPDVVRGVTRS; encoded by the coding sequence GTGAACACGTCCCTCCATGCCCTGCGCGGCAGCAATGCGACTCTGGTCAAGGCCCAGAACCTCTCCAGCGTCCTGATCGCCATTCACCACCTCCAGCCGGTCTCGCGCACGGACCTCGCCGCCAAGCTCAATCTCACGGCCGCGACCCTCACCAATCTGGTCGGCGAACTCACGAGCCTGGGGTTCGTCGAGGAGACCCAGAGCCCCCACCGGCAGATCGGGCGGCGGCCCCGGCTGCTCACCCTGAATCCGGCCACAGCTCACTTCGTCGGCGTGGAGATCTCGCGCACCCGGGTGCAGGCCCTCTACGTGGATCTGGGAGGCACCATTCATGGTCGGGTGACCTGCCCCCTCCCGGCCCAGCAGCCGGGGCGTTTCGTCCTCCAGACGACCATCGACGCGGTCCGGGCCGTGACGGAGGGCCGCCCGCCCATCGTGGGCATCGGGGTCGGGGTGCCTGGGCCCATCGACCTGGAGCGCGGAATGGTGCTGACCCCGACCAACTTTGGCGGCTGGGCCCACGTGCCGCTGACGGGCCTGCTACAAGGCGAATTCGGGGTTCCCGTCTTCATCGACGACGACGCGCGCACGGCCGCGCTGGGCGAGCACGCCCTGGGCGCCGGGCAGCACGTGCCCAACATGCTGTATGTCTCCTTGGGCAAGGGCATCGGCTCGGGCCTGATCCTGAATGGCAGCCTGTACCGGGGCACCCACGGCCTCGCGGGGGAGATCGGGCACACGGTCCTCGACGTGCGCGGGCCGCGCTGTGACTGCGGCAACCACGGCTGCCTGGAGACCCTCGCCAGCATCCCGGCCGTCCTGCAGCGGGCGCGGGACGTGGGCCTGTCTGTGGACGGCATCGAACAGCTCCTGAAAGCCGCTACGGGGGGCAACGCCGCCGCCGCAACAGTTCTGGAGGACACTCGGACGTACCTGTCCGCCGCGCTCGTCAGCGCCGTGAACTTCTGCGACCCGGACCTCATCGTGGTGGGTGGGGCACTCGTGCAGGCCTGGCCCGGCCTCGTCCCGCGACTCGGCGCCAGCGTTCGGGGCCATTCCTTTCAGCAGGTGTCCTCCGATGTTCAGATCGTCGCGTCCGCCACCGGGGAGGATGCCGCTGCCCTCGGCGCCGCCACGCTGGTGCAGCAGCATGTCCTGCTGCGCCCCGACGTCGTGCGCGGCGTGACCCGCTCCTGA
- a CDS encoding ABC transporter substrate-binding protein, with the protein MKYALALTLALGTAALAQNARTVELRATIGNWLDPNSPTTDPTVRALMQRFQRENPNIKISWDPQGYNELEQKLLTSTAASNPPDFAYVDSIWVQRLASLGALQPLDNLWSAKDRADYKPPFLAGAKYNGKLYAVWSETDTRVLWYNTELFKKAGLDPNKPPRTWAEFMADAKKLTGSGVYGVGIAFGPHEYLTADLFLTQFWGLGGKLIDAQGRPVFAQGSNRAAAIKTLEFFGNLQKSKVIPPDALQLKGGDSLYAGMASGRYAMVIGNNNAVEGGLKPIAPNTYQQWRAAVLPAPTGGKPSAMNGGFTWAIFTKDPAKQQAAWKFISFWNSPAVQLERYKPTAQVPVRFSTSKDKFYTSAFWQTVNKAVTAGQTRPGVAIYPVMSEQIQQAIQSYLTGQKSAAQAIDDAGKAVTAQYTRQQNR; encoded by the coding sequence ATGAAGTACGCCCTGGCCCTCACGCTCGCCCTGGGGACCGCCGCCCTCGCGCAGAATGCGCGGACGGTGGAGCTTCGCGCGACCATCGGCAACTGGCTCGACCCGAACAGTCCGACCACCGACCCGACGGTTCGCGCGCTGATGCAGCGTTTTCAGCGGGAAAACCCCAATATCAAGATCAGTTGGGACCCGCAGGGCTACAACGAGTTGGAGCAGAAGCTGCTGACCTCCACGGCGGCGAGCAACCCGCCCGATTTCGCGTACGTGGATTCCATCTGGGTGCAGCGCCTGGCGTCGCTGGGCGCCCTGCAACCCCTCGACAACCTCTGGAGCGCCAAGGACCGCGCGGATTACAAGCCGCCCTTCCTGGCGGGTGCGAAGTACAACGGCAAGCTGTACGCCGTGTGGTCGGAAACCGACACCCGCGTCCTGTGGTACAACACCGAGCTCTTTAAGAAGGCGGGGCTCGACCCCAACAAACCCCCGCGGACCTGGGCGGAGTTCATGGCTGACGCCAAGAAGCTGACGGGGAGCGGCGTATACGGGGTGGGCATCGCCTTCGGGCCGCACGAATACCTCACCGCCGACCTCTTCCTCACGCAGTTCTGGGGGCTGGGCGGCAAGCTCATCGACGCGCAGGGCCGTCCGGTCTTCGCGCAGGGCAGCAACCGGGCCGCCGCGATCAAGACCCTTGAATTCTTCGGGAACCTGCAGAAGAGCAAGGTCATCCCGCCGGACGCCCTGCAACTCAAGGGCGGGGACTCGCTGTACGCGGGCATGGCCTCCGGCCGCTACGCGATGGTGATCGGCAACAACAACGCGGTGGAGGGGGGGCTCAAGCCCATCGCGCCGAACACGTATCAGCAGTGGCGGGCGGCCGTGCTCCCCGCCCCCACCGGCGGCAAGCCCTCCGCGATGAACGGCGGCTTCACCTGGGCGATCTTCACCAAGGACCCGGCCAAGCAGCAGGCGGCCTGGAAGTTCATCTCCTTCTGGAACAGCCCGGCAGTGCAGCTGGAGCGCTACAAGCCCACCGCCCAGGTGCCGGTGCGCTTCTCCACCTCTAAGGACAAGTTCTACACCTCGGCCTTCTGGCAGACGGTCAACAAGGCCGTGACCGCCGGGCAGACCCGGCCGGGTGTCGCCATCTACCCGGTGATGTCCGAGCAGATTCAGCAGGCCATCCAGTCCTACCTGACCGGGCAGAAGTCGGCGGCGCAGGCCATCGACGACGCGGGCAAGGCCGTGACCGCCCAGTATACCCGCCAGCAGAACCGCTGA
- a CDS encoding carbohydrate ABC transporter permease — protein sequence MLTSTSRPAAGRPPRGRFPLALPYLLPAFLFIALLTFIPAAYTVYLSFTNTSLLQGGARFVGFENFARLFADQSIVLVLRNTFVFVAGSVLLQIGLGVGLALLLNLPYRGRVLVRTLILATWIIPEVVVGFTWQMILAGGEYGLLNAFLAKFGLGPVLWLGTPAVALFSLILVNVWRGTAFSVILQLAALQAIPDELYEAARIDGANGRQLFRFVTLPMITPTLLINLVNNTLGTFNVTALVFALTNGGPARGTEVLALTMYNAAFKQYDLGFAAAIAMVLFAINVALVVVYVRLFRNTSEGAL from the coding sequence ATGCTCACCAGCACGTCCAGGCCTGCCGCTGGCCGCCCCCCCCGGGGGCGGTTTCCGCTCGCGCTCCCCTACCTGCTGCCCGCCTTCCTGTTCATCGCCCTGCTCACGTTCATCCCGGCGGCGTACACGGTGTACCTCAGCTTCACGAACACCTCGCTGCTGCAGGGCGGCGCGCGCTTCGTCGGCTTCGAGAATTTCGCGCGGCTCTTCGCCGACCAGAGCATCGTGCTCGTGCTGCGAAACACCTTCGTGTTCGTGGCGGGCAGCGTCCTCCTCCAGATCGGGCTGGGGGTCGGCCTCGCGCTGCTGCTCAACCTGCCGTACCGCGGGCGCGTCCTCGTCCGCACCCTGATCCTCGCCACCTGGATCATCCCCGAGGTGGTCGTGGGGTTCACCTGGCAGATGATCCTGGCGGGCGGTGAATACGGCCTGCTCAACGCCTTCCTGGCGAAGTTCGGCCTTGGTCCGGTGCTGTGGCTGGGCACCCCGGCCGTGGCCCTCTTCTCCCTGATCCTGGTCAACGTCTGGCGCGGCACGGCCTTCTCGGTGATCCTGCAGCTCGCCGCCCTGCAGGCCATCCCCGACGAGCTGTACGAGGCGGCCCGCATCGACGGGGCGAACGGGCGGCAACTCTTCCGCTTCGTGACCCTGCCGATGATCACGCCGACGCTGCTCATCAATCTGGTCAATAACACCCTAGGGACCTTCAACGTCACGGCGCTGGTCTTCGCCCTCACGAACGGTGGCCCGGCGCGGGGGACAGAGGTGCTGGCGCTCACCATGTATAACGCCGCCTTCAAGCAGTACGACCTGGGCTTTGCGGCGGCCATAGCGATGGTGCTGTTTGCGATCAACGTCGCCCTGGTGGTCGTTTACGTGCGCCTTTTCCGCAACACCAGCGAGGGCGCCCTATGA
- a CDS encoding carbohydrate ABC transporter permease produces MTRLAHRRAAPLVYAAYLVVGLLAALPILWVVSMSFKSLDELFTVPPRWIPARPTLENYHFVLFGTPIPRLFLNSTVVACCTAALALGLATVAGYAFSRFNFRHKGTWLLLLLGTQMIPGVSNVIPLYMMMRQVHLLDTLSALILIYSAAFVPFSIWIMKASFDRIPATLDEAAMIDGASRFGAFRRVVLPLVRPGLLAAGTMVIVNAWNEFFLALILTSSVNSRTIATGMYMFQGQYGTNAWQVVSAAAIVATLVPLLLFAFFQNHMVGGFSAGAVKE; encoded by the coding sequence ATGACCCGGCTCGCCCATCGCCGCGCCGCCCCCCTGGTCTACGCGGCCTACCTCGTCGTCGGCCTGCTCGCTGCCCTGCCGATCCTCTGGGTCGTGTCAATGTCGTTCAAATCGCTGGACGAACTCTTCACCGTCCCGCCCCGCTGGATCCCTGCGCGGCCCACTCTGGAGAATTACCATTTCGTGCTGTTCGGCACGCCCATCCCCCGCCTGTTCCTCAACAGCACGGTCGTCGCATGCTGCACCGCCGCCCTGGCCCTGGGCCTCGCCACCGTCGCCGGGTACGCCTTCTCCCGCTTCAACTTCCGGCACAAGGGCACCTGGCTGCTGCTTCTGCTGGGCACTCAGATGATCCCCGGTGTCAGCAACGTCATTCCCCTGTACATGATGATGCGGCAGGTCCACCTGCTCGACACGCTGTCCGCCCTGATCCTGATCTACTCGGCGGCCTTCGTGCCCTTCTCCATCTGGATCATGAAGGCCTCCTTCGACCGCATTCCCGCCACCCTGGATGAGGCCGCGATGATCGACGGGGCCTCCCGCTTCGGCGCGTTCCGGCGGGTGGTGCTGCCCCTGGTGCGCCCCGGCCTGCTCGCCGCGGGGACGATGGTGATCGTGAACGCCTGGAACGAGTTCTTCCTGGCGCTCATTCTCACGTCGTCGGTGAACAGCCGCACCATCGCCACCGGCATGTACATGTTCCAGGGGCAGTACGGCACGAACGCCTGGCAGGTCGTGTCGGCCGCGGCCATCGTCGCCACCCTCGTGCCGCTGCTGCTCTTCGCCTTCTTCCAGAACCACATGGTCGGCGGCTTCAGCGCCGGGGCGGTGAAGGAATGA
- a CDS encoding alpha/beta hydrolase family protein gives MPHLPLRSCALALTSLLALSGGVTLAQMAPASTAVSQAVYPGDPRPDAPELSARGPYMVGVRTLTLTRKDVPDIARAAATSPAPNPLPRYDRRLTVEVWYPATLAPGQVQSTMYQDALGSGPGDPKRPVVPFTFPGRATRDAAPNATGGRYPLVILSHGYPGSRYLMSYLAENLASKGYVVASIDHTDSTHADKAAFASTLLNRPQDDQAVLDAVAALSTSGTSFLNGLVDANNTALVGYSMGGYGALNFAGAGFADQVLGFVPGGALKARQSGNFRVDPRLKAVVAFAPWGGDAAVRSIGVNTAAEFGFWNAAGLAAIRVPTLFIVGDHDDVAGYERGVKALFENAVNSDRYMVVYQNARHNSAPNPPPAASLDKPEDYGHYAEPAWDMGRLNNLNEHFVTAFLNYRLKGQEGAAAYLNVPTPIAQNGVYSRNPDGTPKADDTYWKGFPARSALGIELYHLKPR, from the coding sequence ATGCCCCATCTGCCCCTGCGTTCCTGTGCCCTCGCCCTGACCTCGCTGCTGGCGCTGTCCGGCGGCGTTACCCTGGCCCAGATGGCGCCCGCGTCCACAGCCGTTTCCCAGGCCGTCTACCCCGGTGACCCCCGGCCCGACGCCCCCGAACTCAGCGCCCGCGGCCCCTATATGGTGGGCGTCCGCACGCTGACCTTGACCCGCAAGGACGTGCCCGACATCGCCCGGGCCGCCGCCACCTCCCCGGCGCCCAATCCGCTGCCCCGCTACGACCGCCGCCTCACCGTCGAGGTGTGGTATCCCGCCACGCTGGCCCCCGGGCAGGTGCAGTCCACGATGTACCAGGACGCCCTGGGGAGCGGCCCCGGTGACCCCAAACGTCCGGTCGTGCCCTTCACCTTTCCGGGCCGGGCGACCCGCGACGCCGCGCCGAATGCCACAGGTGGCCGTTACCCGCTCGTCATCCTCTCGCACGGCTACCCGGGCAGCCGCTACCTGATGAGCTACCTGGCGGAGAACCTGGCGAGCAAGGGCTACGTGGTCGCCTCCATCGACCACACCGACAGCACCCACGCGGACAAGGCGGCCTTCGCCTCCACGCTGCTCAACCGCCCGCAGGACGACCAGGCGGTGCTGGACGCCGTGGCGGCGCTCTCGACCTCGGGGACCAGCTTCCTGAACGGGCTGGTGGACGCGAACAACACCGCGCTGGTGGGGTACAGCATGGGCGGCTACGGGGCGCTCAACTTCGCCGGGGCGGGCTTCGCCGATCAGGTGCTGGGCTTCGTGCCGGGCGGGGCGCTGAAAGCCCGCCAGAGCGGGAACTTCAGGGTCGATCCGCGGCTCAAGGCGGTGGTGGCGTTCGCGCCGTGGGGTGGGGACGCGGCGGTGCGGTCCATCGGGGTGAACACGGCCGCCGAGTTCGGCTTCTGGAACGCCGCCGGACTCGCCGCGATCCGGGTGCCGACCCTCTTCATCGTCGGGGACCACGACGACGTGGCAGGCTACGAGCGCGGCGTGAAGGCCCTGTTCGAGAACGCCGTGAACTCCGACCGCTACATGGTCGTGTACCAGAACGCCCGCCACAACTCCGCGCCCAACCCGCCCCCCGCCGCCAGCCTGGACAAGCCCGAGGACTACGGCCACTACGCCGAGCCTGCCTGGGACATGGGGCGGCTGAACAACCTGAACGAGCATTTCGTGACGGCCTTCCTGAACTACCGCCTCAAGGGGCAGGAAGGTGCCGCCGCCTACCTGAACGTGCCCACCCCAATTGCCCAGAACGGGGTCTACAGCCGCAATCCGGACGGCACGCCCAAGGCTGACGACACCTACTGGAAGGGCTTTCCGGCCCGCAGCGCCCTGGGGATCGAGCTGTACCACCTGAAGCCCCGGTAG
- a CDS encoding ABC transporter ATP-binding protein, translated as MSVLPSAPAALELRDLHKSFGGRAAVSGVNLQVEAGELYALLGPNGAGKTTTIRMIAGLTRPDRGEARIGGFSVQGEAREAKRLLAYLPDDPLLYGKLTPPEYLEFVAGLWGMDAERAARRAEELLSWLNLWEHRAERVEGFSRGMKQKLALAGALIHDPRLMLLDEPLTGLDAAAARQVKDALRAFVAGGGAVVLTTHILEVAERLADRIGIIASGRLVAEGTLPELLARTGTASLEDAFLHLTGLDAPPASVPLETP; from the coding sequence ATGAGTGTCCTGCCGTCGGCTCCCGCCGCCCTCGAACTGCGCGACCTGCACAAGAGCTTCGGCGGGCGGGCGGCGGTTTCCGGGGTGAACTTACAGGTGGAGGCGGGCGAGCTGTACGCCCTGCTGGGGCCGAACGGGGCGGGCAAGACCACGACCATCCGCATGATCGCGGGCCTGACGCGCCCCGACCGCGGGGAGGCCCGGATCGGGGGCTTCAGCGTGCAGGGGGAGGCGCGGGAGGCCAAGCGGCTCCTCGCCTACCTGCCGGACGACCCGCTGCTGTACGGCAAGCTCACGCCCCCGGAGTACCTGGAATTCGTCGCGGGGCTGTGGGGGATGGACGCGGAGCGGGCGGCGCGCCGGGCCGAGGAGTTGCTGAGCTGGCTGAACCTGTGGGAGCACCGCGCGGAGCGGGTGGAGGGCTTTTCACGCGGGATGAAGCAGAAGCTCGCGCTGGCGGGCGCCCTGATCCACGACCCGCGCCTGATGCTGCTCGACGAGCCGCTGACTGGGCTGGACGCGGCCGCGGCCCGGCAGGTCAAGGACGCGCTACGGGCCTTCGTGGCGGGTGGGGGCGCCGTGGTGCTGACCACGCACATCCTGGAGGTGGCCGAGCGCCTCGCCGACCGCATCGGCATCATCGCCAGTGGGCGGCTGGTCGCGGAGGGCACCCTGCCCGAACTCCTCGCCCGCACCGGCACGGCGAGCCTGGAGGACGCCTTCCTGCACCTCACCGGGCTGGACGCCCCACCGGCCAGCGTCCCCCTGGAGACGCCGTGA
- a CDS encoding peptidoglycan recognition protein family protein: MIVHHTATANVTDYSQAQGYSLARSIQQAHFDRGWIDSGQHFTVSRGGYVMEGRHRSLEAAQGGSQHVRGAHCEGFNDVSVGIENEGTYTSTTSPAAQYDALVRLCAWLCGQYGIPATELYGHRDFVNTSCPGDALYARLPQLRRDVAARLGVSVRVWPTTRGGQSGERVRSVQYLLRARGQTVTVDGAYGSGTGTAVSAFQSGAGLTPDGVVGSATWERLILTVRQGDSGDAVRAVQSQLGARGYTVTVDGAFGPGTESAVRGFQSSQGRTADGVVGPNTWLALVS; encoded by the coding sequence GTGATCGTCCACCACACGGCGACAGCCAACGTCACGGACTATTCGCAGGCGCAGGGCTACTCGCTCGCGCGGTCCATCCAGCAAGCCCACTTCGACCGGGGCTGGATCGACTCGGGGCAGCACTTCACGGTCAGCCGGGGCGGGTACGTGATGGAGGGCCGTCACCGCAGCCTGGAGGCGGCGCAGGGTGGCAGCCAGCATGTGCGCGGCGCCCACTGCGAGGGCTTCAACGACGTGTCGGTGGGCATCGAGAACGAGGGGACCTACACGAGCACCACGTCCCCGGCCGCGCAGTACGACGCCCTGGTGCGCCTGTGCGCGTGGCTGTGCGGGCAGTATGGAATTCCCGCCACCGAGCTGTACGGTCACCGCGACTTCGTGAACACGAGCTGCCCCGGGGACGCGCTGTACGCCCGGCTGCCGCAGCTCCGGCGGGACGTGGCCGCGCGGCTGGGCGTCAGCGTGCGGGTCTGGCCCACCACCCGCGGCGGGCAGAGCGGCGAGCGGGTCAGGAGCGTGCAATACCTGCTGCGCGCCCGCGGCCAAACCGTGACGGTGGACGGGGCGTACGGGAGTGGCACGGGAACGGCGGTCAGCGCCTTCCAGTCGGGGGCCGGACTCACGCCGGACGGGGTGGTCGGTTCGGCCACCTGGGAACGGCTGATCCTCACCGTGCGTCAGGGCGACAGCGGGGACGCCGTCCGGGCGGTGCAAAGCCAGCTTGGGGCCAGGGGCTACACGGTCACCGTGGACGGCGCGTTCGGCCCCGGCACGGAGAGCGCGGTACGGGGGTTCCAGTCGAGTCAGGGGCGGACGGCGGACGGCGTGGTGGGGCCGAACACCTGGCTGGCGCTGGTGAGCTGA
- a CDS encoding peptidoglycan-binding domain-containing protein, which yields MQRSWMLVGLALVLAACGAQNTAPVAAIPSGTLGAQSVLSWQALRQGDSGRDVVTLQYLLRHAGQILSVDGAFGSGTDTAVRNFQRASGLTVDGIVGGNTWEKLIVTVRQGDSGNAVRAVQDQLRSGYGYSGVTVDGIFGSGTNTAVRDFQSKRGLTVDGVVGLNTWHALVTGSSTGGTATTSSLASQILNSGRITLGTSSSTSGGNPRQNIVDTANGLAAKRGCASDANCGLTVYLKRSMLQGMLALANAGNSFYVTSVAGGVHSTYSDHYAGLAFDIGIWNGVSLSSPNSAHTAARNACIAAGSDPSQTFNAYNDPTGGHKNHVHCAWN from the coding sequence ATGCAAAGAAGTTGGATGCTGGTCGGCCTGGCCCTGGTCCTGGCGGCGTGCGGGGCACAGAACACCGCGCCGGTCGCCGCCATTCCCTCCGGGACGCTGGGCGCGCAGTCGGTGCTGAGCTGGCAGGCCCTGCGGCAGGGGGATTCGGGCCGCGACGTGGTGACCCTGCAATACCTGCTGCGCCACGCAGGGCAGATCCTCAGCGTGGACGGCGCCTTCGGCAGCGGGACGGACACGGCGGTGCGGAACTTCCAGCGCGCGAGCGGCCTGACGGTGGACGGCATCGTGGGCGGCAACACCTGGGAGAAGCTGATCGTCACGGTGCGGCAGGGGGACAGTGGCAACGCCGTGCGGGCGGTGCAGGACCAGCTCCGCAGCGGGTATGGGTACAGCGGCGTGACGGTGGACGGCATCTTTGGGAGCGGCACGAACACGGCGGTGCGGGACTTTCAGAGTAAGCGCGGCCTGACCGTGGACGGGGTGGTGGGCTTGAACACCTGGCACGCCCTGGTGACTGGCAGCAGCACGGGCGGCACGGCCACGACCTCCAGCCTCGCCTCGCAGATTCTGAACAGCGGCCGGATCACGCTGGGCACGAGCAGCAGCACCTCCGGCGGCAACCCGCGCCAAAACATCGTGGACACCGCGAACGGGCTGGCAGCCAAGCGTGGCTGCGCGAGCGACGCGAACTGCGGCCTGACCGTGTACCTCAAGCGCTCCATGCTCCAGGGCATGCTGGCCCTCGCGAACGCTGGGAACTCGTTCTACGTCACGTCGGTCGCGGGCGGAGTCCACTCGACCTACTCGGACCACTACGCGGGGCTGGCCTTCGATATCGGCATCTGGAACGGCGTGAGCCTCTCGTCGCCCAACAGCGCCCACACCGCCGCGCGCAACGCCTGCATCGCGGCCGGGTCGGACCCGAGCCAGACCTTCAACGCCTACAACGACCCGACGGGCGGGCACAAGAACCACGTCCACTGTGCCTGGAACTGA
- a CDS encoding DHH family phosphoesterase yields MSGVPLQTALPQAQAATRAFLDALDPARRVVVFCHFDADGLSAGALFGRTLPRLGFRDVRVIPSGRGESAFSDEARARLGALDPQGLIVTDLGVNSRGVLAEVPTLYVDHHQPDGLPTGNVTVVSGYTWDPIPTSAWLAYDLLAPLADIEDLAWIGAVGTLGDLGDSAPWAALPGIKKRYTAKWLHEAVALVNAARRSGAFDIETPLNLLLKAAGPKELATDDAHGADRLRAYRAEVNAELAAARRAAPRFSATGPYALLRLHSGAQIHPLIAQQWRGRLPGHAVIAANTGYLPGTVAFSMRTARTDLNLPALLQGIEVGDVGGSYGHGHDQASGGQLPPGAFNQVLEALGFDEGVRVEESLRSG; encoded by the coding sequence ATGAGCGGCGTTCCCCTCCAGACGGCCCTGCCCCAGGCGCAAGCGGCGACGCGGGCCTTTCTCGACGCCCTCGACCCGGCCCGCCGCGTGGTGGTGTTCTGCCATTTCGACGCCGACGGCCTCTCGGCGGGGGCGCTGTTCGGCCGGACCCTGCCGCGACTGGGCTTCCGGGACGTGCGGGTGATTCCGTCCGGGCGCGGGGAGTCGGCCTTTTCGGACGAGGCCCGGGCGCGCCTGGGGGCGCTTGACCCGCAAGGACTCATCGTCACCGACCTGGGGGTGAACAGCCGAGGCGTCCTGGCAGAGGTGCCGACGCTGTACGTGGACCACCACCAGCCCGACGGGCTGCCCACCGGGAACGTCACGGTCGTCAGCGGCTACACCTGGGACCCCATTCCCACCAGCGCGTGGCTCGCGTATGACCTCCTCGCGCCGCTGGCGGACATCGAGGACCTGGCCTGGATCGGGGCGGTGGGGACGCTGGGCGACCTGGGCGACAGCGCGCCCTGGGCCGCCTTGCCCGGGATCAAGAAGCGTTACACCGCCAAGTGGCTGCATGAGGCCGTGGCGCTCGTGAACGCGGCGCGGCGGTCGGGCGCCTTCGACATCGAGACGCCGCTGAACCTGCTGCTCAAGGCCGCTGGCCCGAAGGAACTGGCGACGGACGACGCACATGGGGCGGACCGGCTGCGCGCCTACCGGGCAGAGGTGAACGCCGAACTCGCCGCCGCCCGGCGGGCGGCCCCCAGGTTCAGCGCCACGGGGCCATATGCCCTGCTCCGGCTGCATTCGGGGGCGCAGATCCACCCGCTGATCGCCCAGCAGTGGCGGGGGCGGCTCCCCGGGCACGCGGTGATTGCCGCGAACACGGGCTACCTGCCGGGCACCGTCGCCTTCAGCATGCGGACCGCGCGCACCGACCTGAACCTCCCCGCGCTCCTGCAGGGCATCGAGGTGGGCGACGTGGGCGGCAGCTACGGGCACGGGCACGACCAGGCGTCGGGCGGTCAGCTTCCCCCCGGGGCGTTCAATCAGGTCCTGGAAGCCCTGGGCTTCGACGAGGGCGTGCGGGTGGAGGAGTCGCTCCGCAGCGGCTGA